The sequence GTCTGATGACGCTCGAGGCCAATGCGGTCATTGATGGGGCGCTTGCTGGCGGTGCCACCGAGGTTCTGGTGAATGACTCACACGGAAGTTTTCGAAATCTGTTACCGGATTTGTTGCATCCTTCTGCCATTGCTATTCAGGGTAAGCCACGCTTGGCAGGGATGATGAGCGGAGTGGAAACCGGCGTTGATGCAGTCATGATGGTCGGCTATCACGGGCGCTCGCAAAGCAGCGGTATCCTCGCGCATACCATTAATAGCTTCGCCTTCGCACGGGTCTGGCTCAATGAAATTGAATTAGGCGAGGCCGGTATCTACGGCGCAGTGGCAGGAGAGTTCGGCGTGCCTGTGATTTTTGGGAGTGGCGATAACGTGTTTGTTGATGAGGCAAAGGTACTGTTTCCGCAAGCCACGCTTGTTAGCGTAAAAACTGCCCAGGGAAGCACCAGTGGACATTCCGTATCGCCACAACGCGCCGCATTGTTATTAACCGAAGGAGCGAACGCGGCTCTCAAGAATATCGAGGACGCTCAGGCCTTTGTTTTGCAGCCAACGAT is a genomic window of Glaciimonas sp. PAMC28666 containing:
- a CDS encoding M55 family metallopeptidase, translating into MKILISVDIEGVAGVFHPEQTRAGNPEYERARRLMTLEANAVIDGALAGGATEVLVNDSHGSFRNLLPDLLHPSAIAIQGKPRLAGMMSGVETGVDAVMMVGYHGRSQSSGILAHTINSFAFARVWLNEIELGEAGIYGAVAGEFGVPVIFGSGDNVFVDEAKVLFPQATLVSVKTAQGSTSGHSVSPQRAALLLTEGANAALKNIEDAQAFVLQPTITCRLQTQSSALADLFCQLPILERIDGVSVGFSAPSVQYAVRVLNSLSAMSFMLRN